The Paraflavitalea devenefica DNA segment AGCATGGGATGAGTGGATTAACAACGGGGGAATAGCACCTAAGAATTAATTTGAAATAAGAGTCGCCTCACTCTTAATTTATCGCGGTGTCTCCGGCTTTAAAAACTCTTCGGTTGACCATTACCTGGTAATGCTTTCCGCTCTTCAATCAATAATATTTAGCTGCTTAATGACAGACCTGTAATATTGCCTGCCAATGGGAAGGGGCTCTCCGCTGATTGTTAAATGATCCCTGGCGATGTTATCAATAAAATAGATGGAGACAACACACGAGCGGTGAATTTTGATAAATATTTCCGGAGGCAATTTTGTTAATGCACCCGATAAGGTCGATCGAACCAGGCAATGCGTTTTATTCGATAGATGGATTTTAGTATAATTTTTTTCTGCAACGAGGCACACAACTTCTTCAGGTTTAAGTCTTTTCAATACTTTGTTTTGCCAGACAAAAAATGGCTTCAGCATATTGGATGGTAAGTTTACATGAAAGAATACCAGCAATATATAAAAAATTTACATATGATCAATGGGCGTTAATAATTCACCCGCTTATTTTTGACGCACCCTTCTTTTTGTTGAACAATAACTCCTCTTTGCTACTTTGATGATACCACTGTTCTTCCTTTTTGGGTCCTCTTTGCCTCCCCGGGGCCCGGGGATGTACAGAGGAGGAATAGAGGAGG contains these protein-coding regions:
- a CDS encoding LytR/AlgR family response regulator transcription factor: MLKPFFVWQNKVLKRLKPEEVVCLVAEKNYTKIHLSNKTHCLVRSTLSGALTKLPPEIFIKIHRSCVVSIYFIDNIARDHLTISGEPLPIGRQYYRSVIKQLNIID